A window of Natrinema salifodinae contains these coding sequences:
- a CDS encoding GIY-YIG nuclease family protein encodes MADHVVYVLECADGSLYTGYTTDLDRRVAEHDAGEGAKYTRGRTPVDLRYHERYDSRSAAMSREYEIKQLSRAEKEQLVGLE; translated from the coding sequence ATGGCCGATCACGTCGTCTACGTCCTCGAGTGTGCCGACGGCTCGCTGTACACCGGCTACACGACCGACCTCGACCGCCGCGTCGCGGAACACGACGCGGGGGAAGGCGCGAAATACACACGCGGGCGCACGCCGGTCGACCTCCGCTATCACGAGCGGTACGACTCCCGGTCGGCCGCGATGTCCCGTGAGTACGAGATCAAGCAACTGAGCCGCGCCGAGAAGGAACAACTCGTCGGCCTCGAGTGA
- a CDS encoding DUF7563 family protein: protein MPKCDHCGAHVSERFARVFADERGEIHACVSCSANAGIAEAARERARGA from the coding sequence ATGCCCAAGTGTGACCACTGCGGTGCGCACGTCTCCGAACGGTTCGCGCGCGTCTTCGCCGACGAACGCGGTGAGATTCACGCGTGTGTCAGCTGTTCGGCGAACGCCGGAATCGCTGAAGCCGCGAGAGAGCGCGCTCGCGGTGCCTGA
- the larB gene encoding nickel pincer cofactor biosynthesis protein LarB translates to MRELLKAVADGSLSPAEAEAELRGYVTGDAGRFDAARDQRRGIPEAIFAEGKSDAQVAALAETALETTGRALLTRVSESHVEVLETHLADAFPDAAIDRRSTTVRVTAADYEHPSLDATVAIATGGTVDGPVADEAELVCVDAGTTVDRIDDIGVAALDRTLDQAARLREADVVIVAAGREGALPTVVAGLVDTPVIGVPVASGYGHGGDGEAALAGLLQSCTVLSVVNIDAGFVAGAQAVLIARAIDAARD, encoded by the coding sequence ATGCGCGAACTCCTCAAGGCCGTCGCCGACGGCTCGTTGTCGCCGGCGGAGGCCGAAGCCGAACTCAGAGGATACGTAACCGGCGACGCGGGTCGGTTCGACGCAGCCCGCGATCAGCGCCGCGGCATTCCGGAAGCGATCTTCGCCGAAGGGAAATCCGATGCGCAGGTCGCTGCCCTCGCCGAGACTGCACTCGAAACGACGGGGCGGGCGCTGCTTACCCGCGTCTCCGAGTCGCACGTCGAGGTGCTCGAAACGCACCTCGCGGACGCGTTCCCCGACGCGGCGATCGATCGCCGTAGCACGACAGTCCGCGTGACCGCGGCCGACTACGAGCACCCGTCGCTCGACGCGACGGTCGCCATCGCCACGGGCGGCACGGTCGACGGGCCGGTCGCCGACGAGGCGGAACTGGTCTGCGTGGACGCGGGCACGACCGTCGACCGGATAGACGACATCGGCGTCGCAGCCCTCGACCGGACCCTCGACCAGGCGGCTCGACTGCGCGAGGCGGATGTGGTGATCGTCGCCGCCGGCCGGGAGGGGGCCCTCCCGACGGTCGTCGCCGGCCTGGTCGACACGCCGGTCATCGGGGTGCCGGTCGCGAGCGGCTACGGCCACGGCGGCGACGGTGAAGCGGCACTCGCCGGACTACTCCAGTCCTGTACCGTGCTATCGGTCGTCAACATCGACGCAGGGTTCGTCGCGGGCGCCCAAGCGGTCCTGATCGCGCGTGCCATCGACGCCGCTCGCGACTGA
- a CDS encoding DUF1931 family protein has translation MADLIVKAAVKEALDDKNVASDFYDALDEEVSELLDDAARRAEANDRKTVQPRDL, from the coding sequence ATGGCAGACCTTATTGTCAAAGCCGCCGTGAAGGAAGCGCTCGATGACAAAAACGTTGCCTCGGACTTCTACGACGCACTCGACGAGGAAGTTTCCGAGCTGCTCGACGATGCCGCCCGACGCGCGGAGGCCAACGACCGGAAGACGGTCCAGCCCCGCGACCTGTAA